The region CGCCCGGGAACCCGGTGGCACGGCCGCTCAGGCGGCGGTGACGACCTCGAGCGCCTGCCGGGCGGCCCGGTCCCAGCTGAACCACTCCACGGTCGCGGCGGCGTCCTTCCGGCACCGGGCGTAGAGCCCGTCGTCGTCCAGGATCCCGACGATCGTCTCCGCCAGCTCGGCCGGGTCGTCGCCGCGGACCAGGCCGCCGTTCTCACCCGGGCGGATGATCTCCGGCATGGCGAAGGCGTCGCGGCCCACGCACGGGACCCCCCGGGCGAGGGCCTCGGCGAAGACGATCCCGAAGGCTTCCAGATGCGATGGCATGACGAACAGGTCGTGCTCGTCCCACAGCGCGGCGATCTCGGCGGGGGGCAGCTGTCCGAGGAACCGGACGCCCTCCGGCGGCTCGCCGGGCAACGGCCAGGCGGGGGGTCCCGCCACGGTGAGGGTGAGGGACGGGTCGAAGTCGCGGCGCAGCAGCCGGGTGGCGGCGACCACCAGCGCTCCCGCCTTGCGCCGGAAATCCCCGCCCACGAACAGCAGCCGCCGCCGGGGCCGGTCCCGTTCGGGCAGGGGACGGGAGGGGTCGCCCACGGACGTGATGCCCGGATGCACGACATGCACCTTCCCGGCGGGCAGCCCGGTCACCTCCACGAGCGTCCGGGCGAACCAGGAGCTCATCGCCAGCACTCCCGTCGCGCGCGCGTAGATGTCGAGCTGGCGCTCGCGCCTGCGGCGCATCATGCCGGGCGAGATGTTGGGCAGCACGGCGTGCTGGTTGTCCGGGTCGTGCACGCTGAGCAGCGCGTCGTAGCTCAGGTCCTGGTAGAGGAAGAAAGGCGCCGGCAGCGGCGCGATGTCCTGGATCTGCAGGACCGCCTCGCAGTCCGAGCCTCGCAGCGAGCTCAGCAGCGCCCTGCGGCAGTACTCGTCGGTGATCCTCGAATACTTCCACGTCGTGGCCACCCTGCCGTGGCGGGGCCGTACATGGGCGGCGCGCAGGGCGGTGCGGACCGTCTTCGGAATCTCCACACCGAGATCAACCAGGTCGGCCCGTTCGCGCAGGGCCGCGCGCAGGTTCCACGGAGTGTACGACCAGGTCCTGCGTGGATCCTCGTCCCACAAGCAGGCGAAGCCAACGCGGGGATACGGCGACATACGCGCCTCCATACGGGTCGGTGATGCGCCACAGCGCGCCCGCGCAGCCGATCAGCAGGAAGGCGGAGCTGACGGCGACGGGGAACGAGAAGGCGTCGAACGTGCCGCACGTCACCGCGAAAACCGCGATGCCCGCGGCGAGGGCCTGGCCGAGGTGACGGGTCGTCGCGTCCGCGGACTTGCGGCGCGAGCGACGTGCGACGACCCACCCGCACACGAAGATGAGCAGCATGGCCGACAACCCGAACGCGCCGGTCTCCACCAGCGTCGCGAGATACTGGTTGTCCAGGATCCGGTAGACGTGCGGCAGGAAGGTGCCGACCCCGCGGCCGAACAGGGGATGCTGGGAGAAGTAGTCGGCGACCGCCGCGTAGTCGTCGGTGCGGGCCGTGGCGCTGGAGTCCTCGTTCATCCCGAAGAACATCCGCTTGAACGTCCCCAGCAGGCCGGGCACCGCGACACCCATGACACCCGTGAACAACAGCAGGGCGATGTAGGCGGTGTGCCGCCAGGCCCTCGGCCAGGTGGGCATGAGGGCGGCGAACGTGACGGCCATGCCGAGCACCGCGGTCCGGGACACGGTCAGCGGGATGGCCACGGCGAGCGCCGCCACGCACAAACGGTTGGCCCAGCGCTTCTCCTTGGGGCCGTACAGCAGGTTGTGGAGGGCGAGCGGCAGCGCCATCGCGAGGGTCGCGGAGAACTCGATCGGGTGGATGGTCGTCGAGGTCGGCCGGTTGAAGCCGTCGCGGTTGTACAGCGAGATGAACGTCCCGTTCACCTTCAGCCCGGGAAACGCCAGGTACTGTGACAGGTCGAACGCCGTGGCGAACTGGACGATCCCCACGATGGCCACGAACGTCGCCCCGACGACGAACCTGCGCAGCAGCACGTCGAGGCGCTCGCGGTTCGGAATTCCGTCGGCGGCCAGCAGGGCGATTCCACACCAGCCGATCACGGGCAGCAGCGCCGTGTTGGCCGCCTGCAGCTCCGCCGGGTCGATCGGCCGGGTCGTGGCCGCCACGAAGCTGGCCAGGATGGCGCAGACGTAGATGAAGATCGAGGTCCTGATCGGCTGCCGCCCCCGCAGCGGCGTGGAGCGCTCCGTGAAAATGGACGCGCAGTACCAGCCGAACGCCACCGCGGCGATGAGGATGGCGGGAGTGCCGGCTGAGCCGAGTGGGCCCACCACGTATCGCGACGGAATCAGCACGAGCGCCACGACCAGCAGGCTGAGCACGGTCACGGCGTCCACGGAGAAGGGCAGCCGCCGACGCGGCGCCTCGTCTTCGAGAACCGGCTCAGAAAGGTCGCTCACGCCGTCGGCCGCACCGTTGACCATGACTTCCGCCGTGCCCTAGGGGTATCTTCTCGTGTTCCGGCCATCGTCGGTCCCCCTCGGCCAGGCCGCGTCGTTCCGGCCGCCGGCCGCGTTCGGGTTCCCCTCGGGATTCGGACGGGGGGTTCTGCGCGTGCCCCGGGTCCTGCTCCGGCCCGAACCCTGCCCCTCCATCCTCGGGCGGGCCGGCTCCGGCGGATTCCCGGCCGCAGGCGGATGGGCGGGGCCGGCCGCCGCGGGCGGCCAGACGTGAACGGCCGTGGGCGCGTCGTCGTCCAGCCTGAGCCGTCTCGGCTCGGGTCCGCCGTCCGGGTCCTGAACGCGCTTGGGCTGGATCGGCCGGCGCGGGTTTCTGATCGACTCCGTGATCAGAGGCGCGCCGACCGTCAGCATGAGACCGACCGCGAGTACTCCCACCAGCGACCGGATCTTCGACGTCGCCACCCGTTCCGGCTCCTTGCTCTTGGTGAGCACCGAGAGCCGGACCTGGGATATGGAGCTGTTGGTCTTCTGGAGGTCGTCGAGCGCGGCCGGGATCCTCTTGAGGATCGCCTCCATGGTCGCCTGCGCCATGGCGGGGTTGCTGTGGGTGACGGTCACCTTGAGCAGGGGGGCGCGGCTGTCGGGCGGGATCTGCGTCTCGTATGTACCGGTGAGCCCATGCTGCGCGAGGTCCTGCGCGGTGAGCTCGTCGTCGACCGCGCGGCCGACCAGTTCCGCGGTGATCGACAGGGACCCGTCGAAGGACAGGTACGGGTTGCCGCCGGTGTTCTTCTCGGCGATCTGCTTCGATGTGAGGAACACGACGGTTCCCGAGGACTCGTAGGTCCAGGGCAGCAGGAGGTATCCCACCGTCACGGCCGCGATCGTGAGCACCAGCAGGGGAACGGTGATCGTCCATCGGCGTGCGAGGACGAACACGGCCTCCATCAGGTCCACCGGACCTCCATCAACTGCCACCCCGCGTGAATAGTCGTGCCGCCGGTGTGCTCATGCGGGCGGTACCGGACGAGCCGTCCCTTGACCGCCGGACCGTTCCCAGGTAGCGGACTCCCAAAGTGTCCCCTACGGCAGGGTGTTCCGCCAGCCGGGCCGGGGAAGCACGCGCCCTGATTCGCGATGCGCCCCGAGTCGTGTGGTGCAACAATGGCACGTCCAGACGGTCCCTTGCACCCCGCTTGGAGCGTTCCGTGACTATTCGCCATATATTCAGGGCGGTTTTCCGGCATCCGCTGGTGGTGCTGTTCGTCGTCATCGCGATCGGCGGTCCCGGATTCTATGCGACCAAGCTGGCCCCCGCCTCGTACCAGGCGCACACGGTGGTCTCCGTGGTGCGGCAGGGCGAGGAGACCAAGTTCACCTCCAGCACGATCGGCACGGCCGAACTGCTGGCGGCGTCCTTCGACGACGACAGGTCCCGGGACGAGGTGGCCGGAGCGGGCGGGCGGGCGGACTACCGGGTCGTGATGGACAACCAGGGCAGTGAGGAGGTGCCGACCCACGACCAGCCGTACATCGTGCTCGACACCTTCGCCCCCGGAGCCGCCGAGGCGGAGAAGGCGATGACCGTGCTGGTCCGGGCGATGCGGGTCAGGCTGGCGTCGTGGCAAATGTCCGCGGGCGCGGACGACGACTACTACATTCTCCGGCTGAAGACGGTGGCCAGCAGCCGCAAAGCCGTCGAGGTGCCCAGGCATACCAAACAGGCCGCCGCCGTCCTCGCTCTGCTGATAGTCATGGTCGTGGTGAAGAGCGCGGTGGTGGCGGACCGGATGCTCGCCTCCCGGCGGAGCTGGAAGCGGTTGCGCAGGGCGCCGGTGGCCGCACCGCCGCCGCGGGCGCCCGTACCGTCGTGATGAAGGGACAACGTATGGCACCGCCAGGGTGGGGGAGGTTGGTCGCGGCGCTTCTCACGGGCGCCGTGGCCGGCGGAGCGGTCGTGTGGCTGGTGGCCGTGCCGCATCCCGGGGATCGGGAGACCCTGCGCGCGCGTCCGGCGAACACGTCGGCCCCGCGCGCCTCCGGCGCCATCGACGCCTCCCGGTGGCCGAACGCGAAGACGACCGGCACCGGCGGGATCCAGCTGATCCCCAGTCCGGTCCTCCGGGTGACCACCCCGGGGGAGGTGATCGACGGCTACGAGGTCCATGGGGACATCAGCGTCGAGGCCGACGACGTCGTCATCCGCCGCACCCGGGTCGTCAGCGACGCCCACCAGGGCTGGGGGATCATCCAGCGGCAGGGCGTCGGCGGCCTGGTGATAGAGGACAGCGAGATCGTCAGCACGCCGCGGCACAAGATCGACCAGGCGGTGCTCAACTTCGGCGGCATGCTGACCGTGCGCCGCACGAACATCTCCGGCACCGCCGACGGCGTCGTCACCTCGCACGGCCTCATCGAGGACAACTACATCCACGACCCGTCGCCGGGCAAGGACGACCACGTCGACCTGATCCAGGCGGGGAGCGGTCCCGCGGCCGGCCTGAAGCTGATCATCAGGAACAACACCCTGTTCAACCAGCAGGAGCAGACCTCGGCCGTGGGCCTGTTCCAGGACTTCGGCGCCCCGCACGACGTCCTGATCGAGGGCAACCTGCTGGGGGGTGGCGGCTACAGCCTCTACGCGGGGCGGGGGGCCGACGACAAACACGCCACCAGCAACATAAAGATCATCAAAAACGTCTGGACCCGGCAGATGTTCCCCAAGGGCGGCCGCTGGGGACCGGTCAACGCCTGGGAGCCCGCCGGGCGCGGCAACGAGTGGCAGGACAACGTCTGGCTCGACACGGGTCGTCCGGTGGAGCCGTGAGGATGGATATTTCCGACACTCGGTTTGTTTAACTGAAAAATGTATGAACTCTGTCATTCCTGTTGTCTGGTCGTGTCGCAGCCGCAACAATGACCGCTTGGGTATATCGCTGAGTCGGCGGAAACGAGGCGCTCGACCGGGCGCGTAGGTCGGAGGCAGAGCGATGGCACGTAGTTCGAGGCGCGCGGGCGGACGGCGGAGCCGTCTGCCCGGTCTGGTGTCGCTGCTCGCCGCCTGCGCCGTCGGCGGGGTCGCGGTCACCGTGATCCTCACCAATCGTTCGCCCGAGACGTCGCTCGGCCCGACGGTTCCCGTCGCCCAGGAGCGGATCCTGCAGGCCAGCTTTGCGCCGGAGCCGCGGGAGGCCAGGCCCCGGCGCGATCCGATGCCGGTCGAGGTCGGCATGCGGTTCGTTCCCCAGATCGAGGGTCAGGTCGTCGCGCTGCGCTTCCTCAAGGCGCGGGGTGACTCCGGCCGTCACATCGG is a window of Microbispora sp. NBC_01189 DNA encoding:
- a CDS encoding glycosyltransferase family 4 protein; this translates as MEIPKTVRTALRAAHVRPRHGRVATTWKYSRITDEYCRRALLSSLRGSDCEAVLQIQDIAPLPAPFFLYQDLSYDALLSVHDPDNQHAVLPNISPGMMRRRRERQLDIYARATGVLAMSSWFARTLVEVTGLPAGKVHVVHPGITSVGDPSRPLPERDRPRRRLLFVGGDFRRKAGALVVAATRLLRRDFDPSLTLTVAGPPAWPLPGEPPEGVRFLGQLPPAEIAALWDEHDLFVMPSHLEAFGIVFAEALARGVPCVGRDAFAMPEIIRPGENGGLVRGDDPAELAETIVGILDDDGLYARCRKDAAATVEWFSWDRAARQALEVVTAA
- a CDS encoding O-antigen ligase family protein; this encodes MSDLSEPVLEDEAPRRRLPFSVDAVTVLSLLVVALVLIPSRYVVGPLGSAGTPAILIAAVAFGWYCASIFTERSTPLRGRQPIRTSIFIYVCAILASFVAATTRPIDPAELQAANTALLPVIGWCGIALLAADGIPNRERLDVLLRRFVVGATFVAIVGIVQFATAFDLSQYLAFPGLKVNGTFISLYNRDGFNRPTSTTIHPIEFSATLAMALPLALHNLLYGPKEKRWANRLCVAALAVAIPLTVSRTAVLGMAVTFAALMPTWPRAWRHTAYIALLLFTGVMGVAVPGLLGTFKRMFFGMNEDSSATARTDDYAAVADYFSQHPLFGRGVGTFLPHVYRILDNQYLATLVETGAFGLSAMLLIFVCGWVVARRSRRKSADATTRHLGQALAAGIAVFAVTCGTFDAFSFPVAVSSAFLLIGCAGALWRITDPYGGAYVAVSPRWLRLLVGRGSTQDLVVHSVEPARGPARTGRPG